One Acetobacter oryzoeni genomic window, GATTCTGCAAAAAGGCAAAGTGGCTGGTATTGGGCAACACCAAAAGGCCAGCCCCTTCTACCGTAGCGGCCATATGCTCGGCCTGCACACGCCCCACAACACCATCATGATCTGCAGCAGCCACCCATAGTGGTGCTGTCACTCTCATAAGATCTGCATCTGTCCAATTGGGTTGCCTGCTGCGCATGGCCTGCACTGCGGCTTCCATATCTCCAAACCGATGGGGCGTAGAAGAAAGCTGCCTGTATTCCTGCCGCGTTCTTTCCATAAAGGATTTGTAAGCAGGAATATCCTCTGCGCGAGAGAGGAGACCATCTGGAGTGCTCCACGGTGCAAAAGCAAATATCCGGCTGACACTGCTGGGGTGCCGCATACCAACATCTAGCGCCTGCACGGCACCATCTCCCCACCCAACCAAAGCCACGCGCCGCAGGTGCAGAAATGCCATGACCGTTAGCACATCATCGGCCAGCAAATCATACCCCAAGGGCAAGGCACCCATTGTGCTGCGCCCATGCCCTCGCAT contains:
- a CDS encoding alpha/beta fold hydrolase; this encodes MAQKRNGKTNKMPKLFECAPDQIAQKTRVNRRALMQLTLGGLASGFAAHKAFAQAPSLAFASSSVDKMPPINGVYDWRALPPTPLALEAESGGLSVDTGMVPAQGKAQLYYASAGEGVPVMLLHDGLANSNYMGDLARALLRARCRVIVMDMRGHGRSTMGALPLGYDLLADDVLTVMAFLHLRRVALVGWGDGAVQALDVGMRHPSSVSRIFAFAPWSTPDGLLSRAEDIPAYKSFMERTRQEYRQLSSTPHRFGDMEAAVQAMRSRQPNWTDADLMRVTAPLWVAAADHDGVVGRVQAEHMAATVEGAGLLVLPNTSHFAFLQNPQLFTLAVESFLGGR